The following coding sequences lie in one Trypanosoma brucei gambiense DAL972 chromosome 7, complete sequence genomic window:
- a CDS encoding polo-like protein kinase — protein sequence MHEQCVIHRDLKLGNIMMDANMNVKIGDFGLAAELQYDGERKRTICGTPNYIAPEIIEGSREGHSYEVDVWSLGVILYTLLVGEPPFQTSDVKATYRRIRQCRYEFPSHVDVPESGKELIHSILQSRPDQRPTLLEIRSHPFFRLPPPPTTAPTTLFYSSRRRQHSDDPRGHAQGPLPLRRQKSGDIQAALQKQTPQRRQPQSQPKSVEAVRCISSPRVSREVLQPISTNLPKTDRYHLKPSCPAVASARFHGALGGDCNNNNNINNNAINPINSAAVSIPSPRADAIRPLTQVAAPGGADESAETTATTPRVQLRPHPAIEEEEKNELTAVHDQLHQTLREIGDISPREVATRTQTKRSPQVAPLPVANSPTTSTVPALTPRCEDEPAPSLPLPTVWVTSFADFSEKYGLCYRLSTGHTGVHFNDSTKMVWEPITNRVEYYMRVKEVVARGNANVLQARDQQHAFHMDMFPESLTKKVTLIKYFKSYLSRTRNSHTNVEVVRCSPYVSEVTPSLSGPHMIEDIVYVKRWLITPQAIIFRLSNKTIQVCFHDKAEVILSSESRVVTYTEPTGNRVTMSLSSVATRSREIAARLRYTKDILSELIQNRDI from the coding sequence ATGCATGAGCAATGTGTTATTCATCGTGACCTGAAACTTGGTAACATAATGATGGATGCAAATATGAACGTGAAGATTGGGGACTTCGGTTTGGCTGCTGAGTTGCAGTACGACGGGGAGCGGAAACGCACTATTTGTGGCACGCCCAATTATATCGCACCGGAGATCATTGAAGGTTCGCGCGAGGGACATAGTTACGAAGTGGATGTGTGGTCGCTCGGTGTGATCCTCTACACGCTGTTGGTTGGAGAGCCGCCGTTTCAGACATCAGATGTGAAGGCCACTTACCGTCGTATTAGGCAATGCCGGTATGAATTTCCTTCACATGTAGATGTGCCAGAGAGTGGGAAGGAACTTATTCACAGTATTCTGCAGAGCCGCCCCGACCAACGGCCGACGTTGCTGGAAATTCGTTCACATCCATTTTTCCGCCTCCCGCCGCCACCGACGACAGCACCTACCACACTCTTCTACAGTTCACGCCGCCGTCAGCATTCAGATGACCCCCGAGGACATGCGCAGGGACCACTTCCACTTCGCCGCCAAAAATCAGGGGACATTCAGGCGGCGTTGCAGAAACAAACACCGCAACGCCGTCAACCGCAGTCGCAGCCCAAATCAGTTGAAGCTGTTCGCTGCATTTCGAGTCCGCGTGTGTCCCGCGAAGTGCTTCAACCTATCAGCACAAATCTACCCAAAACGGACCGATACCACCTAAAACCCAGCTGCCCGGCGGTAGCTTCCGCAAGGTTTCATGGGGCTTTGGGCGGGGActgcaacaataacaataacatcaacaacaacgccaTAAACCCCATTAACAGTGCTGCGGTGAGCATCCCGTCACCTCGTGCAGATGCGATTCGGCCCCTCACGCAAGTTGCCGCACCGGGCGGTGCTGATGAATCCGCGGAAACCACTGCAACAACTCCGCGTGTGCAGCTGAGACCTCACCCAGCTatagaggaagaggagaagaaTGAACTCACCGCCGTGCATGATCAACTCCATCAGACGTTACGGGAAATAGGCGACATATCCCCACGTGAGGTTGCCACCCGCACACAAACCAAACGGTCACCGCAAGTGGCTCCCTTGCCAGTGGCGAACTCACCCACAACATCTACAGTTCCTGCATTAACGCCCAGATGCGAAGACGAGCCGGCGCCATCGTTGCCACTTCCCACTGTTTGGGTGACGAGTTTCGCGGATTTCTCCGAAAAATACGGGTTGTGTTACCGGTTGAGCACCGGCCATACCGGTGTGCACTTCAACGACTCCACTAAAATGGTGTGGGAGCCCATTACAAACCGTGTAGAGTATTATATGCGAGTGAAGGAAGTTGTTGCGCGTGGTAATGCCAACGTCCTGCAGGCGCGAGATCAACAACATGCGTTTCACATGGATATGTTCCCTGAAAGCCTGACCAAGAAGGTGACATTGATCAAATACTTTAAATCATACCTCTCACGAACGCGTAATTCTCATACCAACGTGGAGGTTGTACGGTGCTCACCATATGTGTCCGAAGTTACTCCGTCACTTAGTGGACCGCACATGATTGAAGATATTGTATATGTCAAGCGCTGGTTGATCACACCACAAGCAATTATATTCCGTCTATCCAACAAAACTATTCAGGTTTGTTTTCATGATAAGGCGGAGGTTATTCTAAGTTCGGAGTCGCGTGTTGTTACATATACAGAACCAACTGGCAACCGCGTGACAATGTCGCTATCgtctgttgcgacacgctcTAGAGAAATTGCTGCACGGCTTCGTTACACCAAAGACATCCTCAGCGAGCTCATACAAAACCGTGATATttag
- a CDS encoding T. brucei spp.-specific protein, which produces MTLSFFPFSCVFPPFIHIYTYIYKYIYICIPPQCLYIYLFFCLPFFFLQDVAGISAFCFVAGREIDTIKLREGVLITAPLFVPSRSYFSSLLSLYHLLLSLLSLPLPLPLLLLLLLLLFPLCLR; this is translated from the coding sequence ATGACTTTGAGTTTTTTTCCATTCTCATgcgtatttccccctttcatacatatatatacatatatatataaatatatatatatatgtattccACCGcaatgtttatatatttatctatttttttgtttgccttttttttttttgcaggaCGTTGCGGGGatttctgctttttgttttgttgctggGCGCGAGATCGACACTATTAAATTAAGGGAAGGAGTATTGATTACTGCCCCCCTTTTTGTACCTTCCCGTTCATATTTCTCttcattactatcattatatCATTTActgttgtcattattatcactacCATTaccattaccattattattgttgttgttattgttattatttccacTATGCTTACGTTGA
- a CDS encoding NADH-ubiquinone oxidoreductase, mitochondrial,putative, producing the protein MWRRAGANLPPIIPALTGCVVPFPVCSPRRVIHGEVRHHNTDTNNTRIPWDFTMASYEEINNVILPKFPRSRRRSAIIPLLHLAQRQQGGYIPVTAMYKIARICEVPPMQVFETVTFYSMFNRQPVGKYHIQFCVTTPCMLCGCDELVHRTEAYLNVKMHGTTRDGLITLGEMQCLGACVNAPMLVVSDYSRPPHFSYDFVEDLTWDSVKELIENLREGRPFKVGTCREDRRWSEPAGGRTSIFMKEPPKPYCRDLDAKPVQPGASTGGAAKK; encoded by the coding sequence ATGTGGCGTCGAGCTGGGGCCAATTTACCCCCCATTATTCCTGCTCTTACAGGATGCGTGGTTCCTTTTCCCGTCTGTTCTCCCCGACGAGTGATCCACGGCGAGGTTCGGCATCACAACACCGACACCAACAACACTCGCATCCCATGGGACTTCACGATGGCAAGCTATGAGGAGATCAACAACGTCATCCTCCCTAAGTTTCCGCGCAGCCGCCGCAGGAGCGCCATTATTCCACTGCTGCACCTCGCACAACGGCAACAGGGCGGGTACATCCCAGTGACGGCCATGTACAAAATTGCCCGCATCTGTGAGGTGCCTCCAATGCAGGTATTTGAAACAGTCACGTTTTACTCCATGTTCAACCGCCAACCTGTGGGAAAATATCACATTCAGTTCTGCGTCACAACCCCCTGCATGCTATGTGGCTGTGACGAACTCGTCCACCGCACCGAGGCATACCTCAATGTGAAAATGCATGGTACAACCCGTGACGGACTCATTACGCTGGGTGAGATGCAGTGCCTTGGGGCTTGTGTGAACGCACCCATGCTTGTGGTAAGCGACTACAGTCGGCCACCACATTTTTCATATGACTTTGTGGAAGACCTTACGTGGGATAGTGTCAAGGAACTGATTGAGAACTTACGTGAAGGGCGCCCATTTAAGGTGGGGACGTGTCGAGAAGACCGTCGATGGTCGGAACCGGCAGGTGGCAGAACGTCAATTTTTATGAAAGAGCCACCAAAGCCGTATTGCAGGGACTTAGATGCGAAACCGGTACAACCAGGCGCCTCCACCGGCGGCGCAGCGAAGAAGTAG
- a CDS encoding histone H2A, putative gives MSLTGDDAVPQAPLVGGVAMSPEQASALTGGKLGGKAVGPAHGKGKGKGKGKRGGKTGGKAGRRDKMTRAARADLNFPVGRIHSRLKDGLNRKQRCGASAAIYCAALLEYLTSEVIELAGAAAKAQKTERIKPRHLLLAIRGDEELNQIVNATIARGGVVPFVHKSLEKKIIKKSKRGS, from the coding sequence ATGTCTCTTACAGGTGATGATGCGGTGCCTCAGGCCCCCCTCGTCGGCGGCGTGGCGATGAGTCCCGAGCAGGCGAGTGCCCTCACCGGTGGAAAGCTCGGTGGGAAGGCCGTTGGTCCGGCGCACGGCAAGGGGAAaggtaaaggaaaaggcaaGCGAGGAGGTAAAACTGGCGGTAAAGCCGGTCGGCGCGACAAGATGACCCGCGCAGCCCGCGCTGACCTCAACTTCCCCGTCGGTCGCATTCACTCGCGTTTAAAGGACGGACTGAACCGCAAGCAGCGCTGTGGTGCGAGTGCCGCAATTTACTGTGCTGCGCTGCTTGAGTACTTGACGTCGGAGGTAATTGAGCTCGCTGGAGCTGCAGCTAAGGCGCAGAAAACGGAGCGCATCAAACCGCGGCATCTCCTGCTGGCTATTCGTGGTGACGAGGAGCTGAACCAGATAGTTAACGCCACAATTGCCCGGGGAGGTGTGGTGCCATTTGTGCACAAGAGcctggaaaagaaaatcatcAAGAAATCGAAGAGGGGCTCGTAG